From Fulvivirga lutea:
TACGGATGAGGAGATTGACATAATAGTAAACAGATGTAAAGAATTGGGTGTGAAAGTAGCCCTATGTGAAGGCTGGGAAAAAGGAGGCGATGGTTGTACGGATTTAGCCAAGGAGGTTGTGAAAGCCGTAGAGTCTTGCACAACGAGATATAAGCCTGTATATGAATGGGAACTATCTGTAAAGGAGAAGATAGAACGAATCGCTCGTAAAATCTATGGAGCTAAGGATATTGAATTTCTACCGAAAGCAAAGCAGAATCTTAAAAAGATAGAACGAATTGGTTTAAATGATAAGCCCGTATGTATAGCTAAAACTCAGTACTCATTTAGTGATGATCCGAAGGCTTTAGGCAAGCCAGAAAAGTTTACATTAACGGTGCGTGAGATAGAAATTGCTTCAGGAGCAGGCTTTTGCATTCCTATTACCGGCAACATGCTGCGGATGCCTGGTTTACCTGCTAAACCTGCGGCAGTTGGTATGGATATCGACAATAAAGGCAAAATTACTGGTCTGAGCTAAAGCCCTAAAATCAACCAAAGAATGATCAGTGTAATGAGGAAGAATCCTAAAGCAATTATGTCTTTATGGATTTTCACTTCTTTTAAATTTCCGTGCTGTATTCTCTAGAACCCTAATGAACTTCCTAAGTAGATCATAATATAATGTTATTCCCATAATCACGGACATAAACCATATTACAATCAGGTTGAAGTGAACGGTATCTATATACATTCCGGCAAAATGCTTTGTTGGAACATAAAACAGAGAGCGGTAATCAAAAAAGTGATCCGGTTCCGGGTCATTGTATATTGGGTATATCTTCTGAATTAGCTTTCCATCTTCTTCCACAATTCGGTGTGTCTCATTCTGGTTTTTAACAATTTCAACAATAGTTTCATTTCTGTATCGCTCCTTCATTTCTTCGAAAGCTTCTCTTTTCTCAGGAGTGTCCGTCATAGTGCGGATAAGCTTGTCTCGCGCCTGATCAGCTTTGTTATATCTGTTACTGTAGAATTGGCGCATTACTTCTAGAAAATTGTAGGTTTTCCGATAGACAGCCGAATCGAATTTTTCAATGGTTAGCTCATTTGCGCCATCAAAATCATGACCAGCAAAGGTGAGCTCTTCATTAATTTCACTTTGGAGTAGTTCTAGCGCATCTTTTACTTTCTCTTGTTTTTGCGGGCTATCAGTTTTTCTATAATTGTTAAAGCTATATTCTAATTTGGTTTGCAAGCTGGGAATATAGTAAATGCGTTTATAGTCACACTCTGCTAGTACCTTTTCGTACGGATAGAATATTCGTTCGTATTCATTATCTCTAAACTGGGCAACCATGGCAGCTTCAAACGCCCAACGTGAGGCCATGAAATCACCAACCAAAGGAACTTCGCCCTCATTACCCAAATCAGGATTCAACTTATCAAAACGTACAACCACACCACTTAGCACTAATTGTGGTATTAATAGTATTGGTATTAATATGTATATGGTTACTGCAGAATTAAATGCCGATGAAATATTTAAACCCATCATGTTTGCCAGGCAAGAGGTAGAAAACAGGATAAGCCAGTGAGAGAGAAGCATACCATGTATTTCCAGTACATAATTACCAATGAGTACAAAACAGAATGTTTGAATAGCAGAGAGGCTGAAAAGTATAAATACTTTACTCATTAAATAGCTGCTTCTGCTGAGGTGCAGAAACGATTCCCGTTTCAGAATTTTTCTATCTCTAATAATTTCTTCTGCACTTACCGTCAGTCCCATAAATAGCGCAACAATTACGCTCATAAACAGATAGGCAGGTATGTTTAAGTTTGCGCTAAAGAGATAGTCAATAGTGATTGTATTATTTGTATTGTGATAGCGTACTAAATAGGCCAACACGAATGCAAGCAAAGGTGCTTCCAGCAGGTTGATGAGCAAATATTGCTTGTTGCTTAATTTCGATAGAAAATCTCTTGAAATAAACAGGTACAACTGTTTCGCCCAATTTGGGATGTTGAGTGTAGACTCAGGTTTCTCTTCAACAGTTTTTACTGTTGTAGGCTTTAAATTTTCTAGATATTTCTGATTCCAGTGCTCAGGGGATATCTTTCGCTCGGTTGTAAAGTTACCATACTCATTAATTACCCTTGTTTCTATGATATTGAAAATCTGTTCAGGATTTACATTGCCACATTCCCTGCATTCGCCCTCATCGCTATTAATCATGTTGATGGTGTCTTTGAAATAGACAACCGCTTCCACCGGATTTCCATAGTAAATTTGGTACCCACCGGTATCTAAGATGATGAGCTTATCAAACATCTTAAAAATGTCTGATGAAGGCTGGTGAATTACTACAAAGATCAATTTCCCTTTGAGAGAAAGTTCTTTGAGTAAATCCATGATATTCTCAGAGTCTCTTGACGAAAGTCCTGAAGTAGGTTCATCAACAAAAAGTACAGCCGGTTCACGAAGTAGCTCAAGGCCTATATTTAATCTCTTTCTCTGGCCACCACTAATGGTTTTATCCAACGGGCTACCTACTTTTAAATCCTTAGTCTCATGAAGGCCAAGGTTATTCAATGTTTTGATCACCAACTTGTCCACTTCGTCTCCGCTTAGATGATCGAAGCAAAGTTTAGCCGCAAAATAGAGGTTATCATACACAGTTAGCTCCTCAATTAGCAAGTCGTCTTGAGGCACAAAACCAATAACACCTTTGATCTTTTCTTCTTCTCTGTGAATATCAATGCCGTTGATTAAAACAGCTCCTTCAGAAGGTGTTTCTGTTCCATTAAGTACATGTAGCAAAGTAGATTTTCCAGCACCACTGGCACCCATCAAGCCAATTAATCGGCCGGACTCCTCGGCAATGTTTATGTTTCTTAGGCCTAGTTTTCCGCCTTTGAATTTATAGGAAATGTCTTTGGCCTCAAACGAGATTTTCTTCTCATCGCCAGATTTCATAAACTGACTGATGACATCGCCATAATAAATAGGGCTGGCCTTTTCTGTTCGAATAGTCGATCCGATAGCCAGAACTACATTCTTATGAGATTTTAATGGTACACCATTCAGAAATACATCCGAGGTGCCTATGTATTTAAT
This genomic window contains:
- a CDS encoding ATP-binding cassette domain-containing protein, with translation MSEPLLKAIIQLFAIVAKEDEVTAQEREQIEAFLLDHLNKNAVNRYLKDFDTYCDSITSGPEVNNAEEQKRIKSICSHINTELTQKQKVVIILELMGIILADGHISEREDELVKTIGSEFNVSEEEISAINTFVVGKTPEELNLEQILIVDENSHSDKKFQHVSRKGLKGFIAILHLAQADAYFIKYIGTSDVFLNGVPLKSHKNVVLAIGSTIRTEKASPIYYGDVISQFMKSGDEKKISFEAKDISYKFKGGKLGLRNINIAEESGRLIGLMGASGAGKSTLLHVLNGTETPSEGAVLINGIDIHREEEKIKGVIGFVPQDDLLIEELTVYDNLYFAAKLCFDHLSGDEVDKLVIKTLNNLGLHETKDLKVGSPLDKTISGGQRKRLNIGLELLREPAVLFVDEPTSGLSSRDSENIMDLLKELSLKGKLIFVVIHQPSSDIFKMFDKLIILDTGGYQIYYGNPVEAVVYFKDTINMINSDEGECRECGNVNPEQIFNIIETRVINEYGNFTTERKISPEHWNQKYLENLKPTTVKTVEEKPESTLNIPNWAKQLYLFISRDFLSKLSNKQYLLINLLEAPLLAFVLAYLVRYHNTNNTITIDYLFSANLNIPAYLFMSVIVALFMGLTVSAEEIIRDRKILKRESFLHLSRSSYLMSKVFILFSLSAIQTFCFVLIGNYVLEIHGMLLSHWLILFSTSCLANMMGLNISSAFNSAVTIYILIPILLIPQLVLSGVVVRFDKLNPDLGNEGEVPLVGDFMASRWAFEAAMVAQFRDNEYERIFYPYEKVLAECDYKRIYYIPSLQTKLEYSFNNYRKTDSPQKQEKVKDALELLQSEINEELTFAGHDFDGANELTIEKFDSAVYRKTYNFLEVMRQFYSNRYNKADQARDKLIRTMTDTPEKREAFEEMKERYRNETIVEIVKNQNETHRIVEEDGKLIQKIYPIYNDPEPDHFFDYRSLFYVPTKHFAGMYIDTVHFNLIVIWFMSVIMGITLYYDLLRKFIRVLENTARKFKRSENP